DNA from Mesorhizobium loti R88b:
GAAGCCACCATTTTCGACTCGGCCCGACCTGAATCTCCACGCCAGCGCTGGAAAAGTGAATCGGGCGAGTGGATTGGCCGCGATTGCTCAAGACCTGATTCAATTCACACACGAGAGGAAACACCATGGCCACCACGAAACTCCTCAGCGATGCCGACGTCGAAAAGATCCCGGCGGTGAAGGCCGTGTTCGACGATATCCGCGCGACGCGGAAATCCGACTTCGTCAACAATTTCTGGCGCGGGCTGGCCAATGATCCGGCGTCGCTGAAGCGGGTGTGGGAGCAGCTCAAGGTGGTGATGGTTGCTGATAGCGCCATCGATCCGTTGACCAAGGAGATGATCTACATCGCGGTGTCGACGGCCAATGGCTGCTCCTACTGCGTTCATTCGCACACGGCGGCGGCACGCGCGAAAGGTATGACCGATGCGCAGCATGGCGAGCTGGTGTCGATCATCGGGCTCGCCGGCCAGACCAACCATCTGGTGACGGCGATGCAGATCCCGGTCGATTCGCAATTCGAGGTGAAGTGAGCCGGACTTTCCGCTGCGCCGCCACAAGATTGTGAGCGCGGCCGATGTGTAATCGAACTGCGGCAAACGCCTGAAATCTATTCGGTTTCCCGCGCTGCGGCGATCTTCGCTGAGCCTCTTCGTCGGCAGCTGTTCGCAATTGCACAATTTATCCCAGCCGCTGTTAAGGAAGTGACATGGAACGGCACTAAGGAAGCCCCATGCGATGCCGCTCGCCTGGGGGCGCGGCTCGCATGGTGGAGCCGGCATGAAAATCGTTCAGATCACAGACACCCATTTCAGCCCGACCAAGCCGCACTTCAACGGCAATTGGCAGCCGCTCGCCGCCTGGATCGAGCAGAGCGGCGCCGACCTTGTCATCCACACCGGTGACCTCAGCGTCGACGGTGCCGACAGGGACGACGACATCGCCTTCTGCATGGACCTGATGCGGGAAATCACCAAGCCGATGCTGCTGGTACCCGGCAATCACGATGTCGGTCATCTCCCGGGTTCCCTGCAGCCGGTCAATGCCGGACGCCTCGAGCGCTGGCGCCGGCTGGTCGGCCCGGATTACTGGATGGAGGACACTGGCAACTGGCGTTTTATCGGGCTCGACAGCCTGCTGATGGGTTTTGACGATGCCGAGGACGAGGCGCAGTTCGACTGGCTGCGGACCGTGCTGGAAAGTCGGGGCGGCCGGCGCGTCGCGATGTTCGCTCACAAGCCGCTGTTCATCGATGAGCCCGGCGAGGGCGATACCGGCTACTGGAGCGTCAGGCCGGCCCAGCGCCAGCGCCTCTACGATCTGATAGCGGCTCACGATGTCGCGCTGTTTGCAAGCGGCCACCTGCACCGGGCTTGGCAAGGCCAATACGAAAACACGTCGCTGGTATGGGGGCCGTCGGCCGCCTTCGTCGTCGGCGACATGGAGCGCGAC
Protein-coding regions in this window:
- a CDS encoding carboxymuconolactone decarboxylase family protein; translated protein: MATTKLLSDADVEKIPAVKAVFDDIRATRKSDFVNNFWRGLANDPASLKRVWEQLKVVMVADSAIDPLTKEMIYIAVSTANGCSYCVHSHTAAARAKGMTDAQHGELVSIIGLAGQTNHLVTAMQIPVDSQFEVK
- a CDS encoding metallophosphoesterase family protein — translated: MKIVQITDTHFSPTKPHFNGNWQPLAAWIEQSGADLVIHTGDLSVDGADRDDDIAFCMDLMREITKPMLLVPGNHDVGHLPGSLQPVNAGRLERWRRLVGPDYWMEDTGNWRFIGLDSLLMGFDDAEDEAQFDWLRTVLESRGGRRVAMFAHKPLFIDEPGEGDTGYWSVRPAQRQRLYDLIAAHDVALFASGHLHRAWQGQYENTSLVWGPSAAFVVGDMERDMPGERLLGAVIHQFGHQSGDTVASEIVAIPGMTIYALDDVVAEVYPHEAHKVRKRVAS